One Micromonospora sp. FIMYZ51 genomic window carries:
- a CDS encoding STAS domain-containing protein produces MTLTVTYADRGEMGPARLRLAGELDMSSAPQLNAVIDRLAARGERQLLVDLTDLTFCDSTGIAVFVRGDNRATAEGGWLRVTGATGRVERVLKLTGLADVLGYATEAGDPAVTDRPAIG; encoded by the coding sequence GTGACGTTGACCGTCACGTACGCCGACCGTGGCGAGATGGGGCCGGCCCGCCTCCGTCTCGCCGGTGAGCTCGACATGAGCAGTGCGCCCCAGCTCAACGCCGTCATCGACCGGCTGGCCGCCCGCGGTGAGCGGCAACTCTTGGTCGACCTGACCGATCTCACCTTCTGCGACTCGACAGGGATCGCTGTCTTCGTGCGCGGCGACAACCGCGCGACCGCCGAGGGCGGGTGGCTGCGGGTCACCGGCGCGACCGGTCGGGTCGAGCGGGTGCTCAAGCTGACCGGTCTGGCCGACGTGCTCGGGTACGCGACCGAAGCCGGTGACCCGGCGGTCACGGACCGCCCGGCGATCGGCTAG
- a CDS encoding OsmC family protein gives MPSSRLNEVATATAEGGHVRTDDGALSTALASPLAPHCSGLTPEQLLAAAFASCLHHAAVEAAGAITDEAHTVQVRAEARLGRDDDGRYRADVHASISSVGLTRQQLGELVEHADRLWPFSSADGGRHRLTVAPAENGRH, from the coding sequence ATGCCGAGTTCCAGGCTGAACGAGGTTGCCACCGCGACCGCCGAGGGTGGTCACGTACGCACCGACGACGGGGCCCTCTCCACCGCCCTCGCCTCGCCGCTGGCGCCGCACTGCTCCGGGTTGACTCCGGAGCAGTTGCTGGCCGCCGCCTTCGCCTCCTGCCTGCACCACGCGGCGGTGGAGGCGGCCGGCGCGATCACGGACGAGGCGCACACCGTGCAGGTACGCGCGGAGGCGCGGTTGGGGCGTGACGACGACGGCCGGTACCGGGCCGACGTGCACGCCTCGATCTCCTCGGTGGGCCTGACCCGCCAGCAGCTTGGCGAGTTGGTCGAACATGCCGACCGGCTGTGGCCGTTCTCCAGCGCGGACGGGGGCCGGCACCGGCTCACCGTCGCCCCGGCGGAGAACGGTCGACACTGA
- a CDS encoding DUF2267 domain-containing protein, producing MRKQMEGDNQRRRALARQARERGMQAADAGASLSASKQLTHLEQNRRAGPAPAGSRHKPDTTRGGPAPPPTGVPATPRPLPQPGSAAPGVTAIGYRELVEDVVRRAGVDFRTAKVGVESTVLVLASALETAERGRLLAAVPASLHDVVPVDGIERRRDLPGFLAEVGRISGRSPEQARYQAEATLAALAAHDQDLVESLHVPDELRELLNPPPVGGGLVGASSATAPLSDAELRDALTDLPYWAQDGRSLARTLELPAGNLDRVLDRLDKLRDQIGRGPRIGRADPTTAVLTVSSRNAAAVTALDIDLAHAVDAAIDEAGAGLAG from the coding sequence ATGCGCAAGCAGATGGAGGGCGACAACCAGCGCCGCCGGGCGCTGGCCCGACAGGCCCGGGAGCGCGGCATGCAGGCGGCCGACGCCGGTGCCAGCCTCAGCGCCTCCAAGCAGCTCACCCACCTGGAGCAGAACCGGCGAGCCGGACCCGCGCCCGCCGGCAGCCGCCACAAACCGGACACCACACGCGGCGGGCCCGCTCCCCCGCCGACGGGCGTGCCGGCAACGCCCCGACCTCTGCCGCAGCCCGGCAGTGCGGCGCCCGGAGTCACCGCGATCGGCTACCGGGAACTTGTCGAGGACGTCGTCCGGCGGGCCGGTGTCGACTTCCGCACCGCAAAGGTCGGGGTGGAGTCGACCGTGCTCGTGCTGGCCTCGGCGTTGGAGACGGCCGAACGCGGACGGCTGCTGGCCGCCGTGCCGGCCTCGCTGCACGACGTCGTGCCGGTCGACGGCATCGAGCGACGCCGGGACCTGCCCGGCTTCCTCGCCGAGGTGGGTCGGATCAGCGGTCGCAGCCCGGAACAGGCCCGCTACCAGGCCGAGGCGACCCTGGCCGCGCTCGCCGCGCACGACCAGGACCTGGTCGAGTCGCTACACGTGCCGGACGAGCTGCGGGAACTGCTGAATCCGCCGCCCGTCGGCGGCGGCTTGGTCGGGGCCAGCAGCGCCACCGCGCCGCTGTCCGACGCGGAACTGCGCGACGCCCTGACCGACCTGCCCTACTGGGCACAGGACGGCAGGTCCCTGGCGCGGACCCTGGAGCTGCCGGCGGGCAATCTCGACCGGGTCCTGGACCGGCTCGACAAGCTTCGCGACCAGATCGGCCGCGGACCGCGGATCGGTCGAGCCGACCCGACGACCGCCGTACTCACCGTCAGCTCACGAAACGCCGCAGCGGTGACCGCGCTCGACATCGACCTGGCGCACGCGGTCGACGCGGCGATCGACGAAGCCGGCGCCGGCCTGGCCGGCTGA
- a CDS encoding TerC/Alx family metal homeostasis membrane protein: MSEMSLAAEFQTVGTPSLWAITIAGVIALLVLDFAVTRRPHEVKLKEALGWSAFYIALPLAFGAWIWFEFGRSEGIDYLAGYLVEKSLSVDNLFVFMLLLAAFAVPSVLAQRVLLFGITGALVLRGIFIALGAAALQTLDFAFLIFALILLFTAAKLLRDAFTGHEQSVDIANMRSVRLLRRFMPVVNEYHGTKMTVQVGGRRALTPLALVVVAVLATDVVFAVDSVPAVYGITEDPYLVFATNAFALLGLRALYFVLHAALSRLVHLSYGLAIILAFIGVKLGLHWAHGIWEGVPVIPTEISLLVIVSVLAIVTVTSLRATRNVVPGSKEVVTERQ; the protein is encoded by the coding sequence ATGTCCGAAATGTCGCTAGCTGCCGAGTTTCAAACGGTAGGTACGCCGTCGCTCTGGGCGATCACCATCGCCGGGGTCATCGCGCTGCTGGTGCTCGACTTCGCGGTCACCAGGCGCCCACACGAGGTGAAACTGAAGGAAGCGCTCGGCTGGTCCGCGTTCTACATAGCCCTGCCCCTGGCTTTCGGGGCGTGGATCTGGTTCGAGTTCGGCCGCAGCGAGGGCATCGACTACCTCGCCGGCTACCTGGTCGAGAAGTCGCTGTCGGTCGACAACCTCTTCGTCTTCATGCTGCTGCTCGCCGCCTTCGCGGTGCCGAGCGTGCTGGCCCAGCGGGTGCTGCTCTTCGGCATCACCGGCGCGCTGGTGCTGCGCGGAATCTTCATCGCCCTGGGTGCGGCGGCGTTGCAGACCCTCGACTTCGCCTTCCTGATCTTCGCGCTGATCCTGCTCTTCACCGCGGCCAAGCTGCTGCGCGATGCCTTCACCGGGCACGAGCAGTCGGTCGACATCGCCAACATGCGCTCGGTGCGGCTGTTGCGCCGGTTCATGCCCGTGGTCAACGAGTACCACGGCACGAAGATGACCGTGCAGGTCGGCGGACGTCGGGCGCTGACCCCGCTCGCGCTTGTGGTGGTGGCGGTGCTCGCCACCGACGTGGTCTTCGCGGTCGACTCGGTGCCGGCGGTCTACGGCATCACCGAGGATCCGTACCTCGTCTTCGCCACAAACGCCTTCGCCCTGCTCGGCCTGCGGGCGCTCTACTTCGTCCTGCACGCGGCGCTGAGCCGGCTGGTCCACCTCAGCTACGGCCTGGCGATCATCCTGGCCTTCATCGGCGTCAAACTGGGCCTGCACTGGGCGCACGGCATCTGGGAGGGCGTGCCGGTGATCCCCACCGAGATCTCGCTCCTGGTCATCGTCAGCGTGCTGGCTATCGTCACCGTCACCAGCCTGCGGGCCACCCGCAACGTGGTGCCGGGCTCGAAGGAGGTCGTCACCGAGCGGCAGTGA
- a CDS encoding PP2C family protein-serine/threonine phosphatase gives MTGADVRDLNPGDGLISTPSVPRAPTWSPSMPRSIAGDAARERSWAQTVADWPELVENFREGLLVCGPDDVLWHVSPLAGQLLPEAVVGGTLTGFAGMAPDATHAEFLHHGRRLRARRVRLTAGRSCWYVEDVSESADRADALVAERARSAFLAVAGEKLGNPLHPDRAAAAVVRLAVPTLADVAVLVLAPRSGRARWWRAQRTDDETPNVDRGVLSAAELPPAVVEGLHDATPHPVDWLAEQAVEAGWLPGLSASDVGARLVPLPGRDEPVGVLLLARAASRWYGEQDGELIGAFAARAGAALTTARLYRDQAEVADTLQASLLPVEPPETAGVQWGTAYRPAPGGLRIGGDFYGSHRLPDGGSLFFLGDVSGKGVEAAVFTGQLRQCLHALHRIEHQPARLLRLLNDALLETTLAHGQGRFATMVLGVVRPHRDGGLTLTLAGGGHLPPLVLRSSGEVEQLPLNGMLIGVVPDPRVGQVSTRLAPGETCLLYSDGVTEARGGRRGDEQLGTDRLTQALTNCHRMPAPALAERVEQITSDWLAQGDHDDIAVLALRATGAGPRPHRHLHAVPTPAEVSQEGTAAP, from the coding sequence GTGACTGGTGCCGACGTCAGGGACCTCAACCCCGGCGACGGACTGATCTCCACGCCGAGTGTCCCGCGGGCGCCGACGTGGTCCCCCAGCATGCCCCGCTCGATTGCCGGTGACGCCGCCCGGGAGCGATCGTGGGCCCAGACCGTGGCCGACTGGCCGGAGCTCGTCGAGAACTTCCGCGAGGGCCTGCTGGTCTGCGGTCCGGACGACGTGCTGTGGCACGTCAGCCCGTTGGCCGGGCAGTTGCTGCCGGAGGCCGTGGTCGGCGGCACGCTCACCGGGTTCGCCGGGATGGCACCGGATGCCACCCACGCCGAGTTCCTCCATCACGGCCGCCGACTGCGGGCCCGCCGGGTGCGGCTGACGGCGGGACGCAGCTGCTGGTACGTCGAGGACGTCAGCGAGAGCGCCGACCGAGCCGACGCCCTGGTGGCCGAGCGGGCCAGATCGGCGTTCCTGGCCGTGGCCGGCGAGAAGCTCGGCAACCCGCTGCACCCCGACCGGGCCGCCGCGGCGGTGGTCCGGCTCGCCGTGCCGACCCTGGCCGACGTGGCCGTGCTGGTGTTGGCCCCCCGGTCCGGCCGAGCCCGCTGGTGGCGGGCACAGCGGACCGATGACGAGACACCGAACGTGGACCGTGGCGTGCTCAGCGCCGCTGAACTGCCCCCGGCGGTGGTCGAGGGACTGCACGACGCCACGCCGCACCCCGTCGACTGGCTTGCCGAACAGGCAGTCGAGGCGGGTTGGCTGCCCGGGCTCTCCGCCTCCGACGTGGGGGCCCGACTGGTGCCGCTGCCCGGCCGGGACGAGCCGGTCGGCGTGCTACTGCTCGCCCGAGCCGCCAGCCGCTGGTACGGCGAGCAGGACGGCGAGTTGATCGGGGCGTTCGCCGCACGGGCCGGCGCGGCCTTGACCACCGCCCGGCTCTACCGCGACCAGGCCGAGGTGGCCGACACCCTCCAGGCCAGCCTGCTACCGGTGGAACCGCCGGAGACCGCGGGCGTGCAATGGGGTACGGCGTACCGGCCGGCACCGGGTGGGCTGCGCATCGGCGGCGACTTCTACGGCTCACACCGGCTGCCCGACGGCGGCTCGCTCTTCTTCCTCGGCGACGTGTCCGGCAAGGGCGTCGAGGCGGCGGTCTTCACCGGTCAGCTGCGCCAGTGCCTGCACGCGCTGCACCGGATCGAGCACCAGCCGGCCCGGCTGCTGCGGCTGCTCAACGACGCGCTGCTGGAGACCACCCTGGCGCACGGGCAGGGCCGGTTCGCCACCATGGTGCTCGGTGTCGTGCGACCGCACCGCGACGGCGGTCTGACGCTGACCCTGGCCGGCGGGGGCCACCTACCGCCGCTGGTGCTGCGCTCCTCCGGCGAGGTGGAACAGTTGCCGCTCAACGGGATGCTCATCGGCGTGGTGCCGGACCCCCGGGTCGGTCAGGTCTCCACCCGACTCGCGCCGGGTGAGACCTGCCTGCTCTACAGCGACGGGGTGACCGAGGCACGTGGTGGCCGCCGGGGCGACGAGCAACTCGGCACGGACCGCCTGACGCAGGCGCTCACCAATTGCCACCGGATGCCGGCACCGGCCCTGGCCGAGCGGGTGGAGCAGATCACCTCCGACTGGCTGGCCCAGGGCGACCACGACGACATCGCGGTGCTGGCGCTGCGCGCCACGGGCGCCGGTCCGCGCCCGCACCGGCACCTGCACGCGGTGCCCACTCCCGCCGAGGTGAGCCAGGAAGGAACGGCCGCACCGTGA
- a CDS encoding response regulator: MAARTLDPVRILVVDDDPGDVLMIEEALATSDVEKVIDVVGDGQEAMEFLRREGRHTGAHRPDVILLDLNMPRMDGRQVLGEVKGDEDLRTIPIVVLTTSNADTDIISSYTLQANAYVTKPIDLDDFNDVVHRIDEFFGRVVVLPKRA; this comes from the coding sequence ATGGCCGCTCGTACGCTTGACCCGGTTCGCATCCTGGTGGTCGACGACGACCCGGGCGACGTGCTCATGATCGAGGAGGCGCTGGCGACCTCGGACGTCGAGAAGGTCATCGACGTGGTCGGTGACGGCCAGGAGGCGATGGAGTTCCTGCGCCGCGAGGGCCGGCACACCGGCGCCCACCGGCCGGACGTGATCCTGCTCGACCTGAACATGCCCCGGATGGACGGGCGTCAGGTGCTGGGCGAGGTGAAGGGCGACGAGGATCTGCGGACCATCCCCATCGTCGTGCTGACCACCTCGAACGCGGACACCGACATCATCAGCAGCTACACCCTCCAGGCCAACGCGTACGTCACCAAGCCGATCGACCTGGACGACTTCAACGACGTCGTGCACCGCATCGACGAGTTCTTCGGCCGGGTGGTCGTGCTGCCCAAGCGCGCCTGA
- a CDS encoding NAD(P)/FAD-dependent oxidoreductase, with amino-acid sequence MTKPRVVIVGAGFAGYHAARTLSRLARNRAEIVLLNSTDYFLYLPLLPEVAAGVVEPGRIAVPLTGTLDGVRVVVGEADHVDLQNRWVGFTQPEGDRNRLAYDRLVLAVGSVNKLLPIPGVTEYAHGFRGLPEALYLHDHVIRQIELAEQAEDPAERQARATFVVVGAGYTGTEVAAHGQLFTDELLAQRPRLKVRPKWMLLDVAGRVLPELDERMSKTADRVLRRRGVDVRMGTSVAVATADGVKLTDGDYVPTCSLVWCVGVRPDPFVAQLGLRTEKGRLVVDEYLNVPGFPEVYACGDAAAVPDLTRPGQICTMTAQHAQRQGKLAAHNIAASYGQGRRRPYRHHDLGWVVDLGGKQAAANPLKVPLAGLPAKAVTRGYHLLAMPGNRARVSADWLLDAALPRSAAQLGLVPAHAVPLESASPEVPSYSHAR; translated from the coding sequence ATGACGAAACCTCGTGTGGTGATCGTGGGAGCGGGCTTTGCCGGTTACCACGCTGCCCGGACGCTAAGCCGGCTGGCCCGCAACCGGGCCGAGATCGTCCTGCTGAATTCGACCGACTACTTCCTCTACCTGCCGCTGTTGCCGGAGGTGGCCGCAGGGGTGGTGGAGCCGGGTCGGATCGCGGTGCCGTTGACCGGCACGCTGGACGGGGTACGGGTGGTCGTCGGCGAGGCCGATCACGTCGACCTACAGAACCGCTGGGTGGGCTTCACCCAGCCGGAGGGGGACCGCAACCGGCTGGCGTACGACCGGCTGGTGCTCGCCGTGGGCAGCGTGAACAAGCTGCTGCCGATCCCCGGGGTGACCGAGTACGCGCACGGCTTCCGTGGCCTGCCGGAGGCGCTCTACCTGCACGACCACGTGATCCGGCAGATCGAGCTGGCCGAGCAGGCGGAGGATCCGGCCGAGCGGCAGGCCCGCGCCACATTCGTGGTGGTGGGCGCCGGCTACACCGGGACCGAGGTGGCCGCGCACGGGCAGCTCTTCACCGACGAGCTGCTCGCCCAACGACCCCGGCTGAAGGTCCGCCCGAAGTGGATGTTGCTGGATGTCGCGGGCCGCGTGTTGCCCGAGTTGGACGAGCGGATGTCGAAGACCGCGGACCGGGTGCTGCGCCGACGGGGGGTGGACGTCCGGATGGGCACTTCGGTGGCGGTCGCCACCGCCGACGGGGTCAAGCTCACCGACGGCGACTACGTGCCCACCTGTTCGCTGGTCTGGTGCGTGGGCGTCCGTCCTGATCCCTTCGTGGCCCAGTTGGGCCTGCGCACCGAAAAGGGCCGGTTGGTCGTCGACGAGTACCTCAACGTGCCCGGCTTCCCCGAGGTGTACGCCTGCGGCGATGCCGCTGCGGTGCCCGACCTGACCCGGCCCGGCCAGATCTGCACCATGACCGCCCAGCACGCGCAGCGGCAGGGCAAGCTCGCCGCGCACAACATCGCCGCCTCGTACGGGCAGGGCCGGCGCCGCCCGTACCGGCACCACGATCTCGGCTGGGTGGTCGACCTGGGTGGCAAGCAGGCGGCGGCCAACCCCCTGAAGGTGCCGCTGGCCGGCCTGCCGGCGAAGGCGGTCACCCGGGGGTACCACCTGCTGGCGATGCCGGGCAACCGGGCGCGGGTGAGCGCGGACTGGCTGCTGGATGCGGCGCTGCCCCGTTCGGCAGCGCAGCTCGGACTCGTTCCCGCCCACGCCGTGCCGCTGGAGAGCGCGTCACCCGAGGTGCCGAGCTACAGCCATGCCCGCTGA
- a CDS encoding sulfite oxidase-like oxidoreductase: MGIVTPGFSGRPRVEAPELPPGQYLTPDFPVLSAGPTPRVERDAWEFVITTETGAEHRWSWAQMMALPQETPTVDIHCVTRWSKLGTSWQGVSLDTLLDEVETAADYALAHSYGGYSTNLPLDDLRDGRAWLVHTYDGEELPAEHGGPARLLVPHLYFWKSAKWVRGIRLSLDDTPGFWETAGYHDYGDPWREQRYQGD, encoded by the coding sequence GTGGGCATCGTCACGCCGGGCTTCTCGGGCCGGCCGCGCGTCGAGGCGCCGGAGTTGCCACCCGGGCAGTACCTGACGCCGGACTTCCCCGTCCTCTCCGCCGGCCCTACGCCGCGGGTCGAGCGGGATGCCTGGGAGTTCGTCATCACCACCGAGACCGGTGCCGAACACCGGTGGAGTTGGGCGCAGATGATGGCGCTGCCGCAGGAGACCCCGACCGTCGACATCCACTGCGTCACCCGGTGGTCGAAGCTCGGCACCAGCTGGCAGGGCGTCTCCCTGGACACTCTGCTCGACGAGGTGGAGACCGCGGCCGACTACGCCCTGGCCCACTCCTACGGCGGCTACAGCACAAATCTTCCGCTTGACGACCTGCGCGACGGGCGGGCCTGGCTGGTGCACACCTACGACGGCGAGGAACTGCCCGCCGAACACGGCGGCCCAGCCCGGCTCCTGGTGCCGCACCTCTACTTCTGGAAGTCGGCCAAGTGGGTGCGCGGCATCCGGTTGAGCCTTGACGACACCCCCGGTTTCTGGGAGACCGCCGGCTACCACGACTACGGTGACCCGTGGCGTGAGCAGCGGTACCAGGGCGATTGA
- a CDS encoding STAS domain-containing protein produces the protein MTPLSVRVDHADPDMPVILVGGDLAYTTAAPLRAEVDRILATTPTSLVLDFAELTFIDSTGLSVIVHAWREGQREGTMLRLRSVPRFLETILDLTGVAGLLARTNTAERRSYAQSDGRSSATA, from the coding sequence ATGACGCCGCTGAGCGTGCGTGTTGACCACGCCGATCCCGACATGCCCGTCATCCTGGTCGGCGGAGACCTCGCCTACACCACGGCCGCCCCGCTGCGCGCCGAGGTCGACCGGATCCTGGCAACCACGCCGACCAGCCTCGTGCTCGATTTCGCCGAACTGACGTTCATCGACAGCACCGGGCTCAGCGTCATCGTGCACGCCTGGCGCGAGGGGCAGCGGGAGGGCACCATGCTGCGGCTGCGCTCGGTGCCACGGTTCCTCGAGACCATCCTCGACCTGACCGGAGTCGCCGGTCTGCTCGCCCGGACGAACACCGCCGAGCGGCGCTCGTACGCCCAGTCGGACGGACGGTCCTCCGCCACCGCGTGA
- a CDS encoding cobalamin-dependent protein (Presence of a B(12) (cobalamin)-binding domain implies dependence on cobalamin itself, in one of its several forms, or in some unusual lineages, dependence on a cobalamin-like analog.): MTVATTGVLPVSEYQDYLHCLAEADETTAIEVARRLLDAGLPADRVLLELVAPAQAEVGERWARNEWSVAQEHAATHISERVVAAVAAYADVRPTRGRVVVACMDGEWHALPARLVAEVLRLRGWRVAFLGASVPAAHLVSYLHRQDAEAVALACALPMRLPHAHRMIEACRRSDVPVVVGGRGFGTDGRWARRLGVPWAPDAPTAAELLADERALRANIPARLAHLADDEYAALVRRRPELIDSALAHLAQRLPATRDYTSAQLDSTVSDLGFILDFLAAALYVDDGSLFAEFVTWLIAILDSRGVPAVAVETTLDHYAEALHDSPRAVRYLREGCAVLPVSVRQTLP, translated from the coding sequence GTGACCGTCGCGACCACCGGTGTCCTACCCGTCAGCGAGTACCAGGACTATCTGCACTGCCTCGCGGAGGCCGACGAGACGACGGCCATCGAGGTGGCCCGGCGGCTGCTCGACGCCGGACTGCCCGCCGACCGGGTGCTGTTGGAACTGGTCGCTCCCGCGCAGGCGGAGGTGGGCGAGCGGTGGGCCCGTAACGAGTGGAGCGTGGCCCAGGAACACGCGGCCACGCACATCAGCGAGCGGGTGGTCGCGGCCGTGGCCGCGTACGCCGATGTCCGCCCGACCCGGGGCCGGGTCGTGGTGGCCTGTATGGACGGTGAGTGGCACGCGCTGCCGGCGCGGCTGGTCGCCGAGGTGCTGCGGCTGCGGGGCTGGCGGGTGGCCTTCCTCGGCGCCAGCGTGCCCGCCGCACACCTGGTGTCGTACCTGCACCGGCAGGACGCGGAGGCGGTCGCGTTGGCCTGCGCGCTGCCGATGCGGTTGCCGCACGCGCACCGGATGATCGAGGCGTGCCGACGCTCGGACGTGCCGGTGGTCGTCGGCGGGCGGGGCTTCGGCACGGACGGCCGGTGGGCCCGGCGACTCGGCGTGCCCTGGGCGCCCGACGCGCCGACCGCCGCCGAGCTGCTCGCCGACGAGCGGGCGTTGCGGGCGAACATCCCGGCCCGCCTGGCGCACCTGGCCGACGACGAGTACGCCGCCCTGGTCCGTCGTCGCCCGGAGCTGATCGACAGCGCGTTGGCCCATCTGGCGCAGCGGCTGCCGGCCACCCGCGACTACACCTCTGCCCAGCTGGATTCCACGGTCAGCGACCTCGGTTTCATCCTGGACTTCCTCGCCGCCGCGCTCTATGTCGACGACGGTTCGCTGTTCGCCGAGTTCGTGACGTGGCTGATCGCCATCCTGGACAGTCGGGGTGTGCCGGCCGTCGCGGTGGAGACCACGCTTGACCACTACGCCGAGGCGCTGCACGACTCGCCGCGCGCCGTACGCTATCTGCGCGAGGGGTGCGCGGTGTTGCCGGTGTCGGTGCGGCAGACGCTGCCGTAG
- a CDS encoding STAS domain-containing protein, producing the protein MSSPLLAIEVSRFDGDRAELRLSGDLDFDSAPELINAVAELRRDGYQQLVIDLTGVGLCDSSGLSAFVVAHRGGSVPIRLTGVSTSLRQLLDRTGLTELLDLPSVAEDGSTQAVG; encoded by the coding sequence ATGTCCTCCCCGCTGCTGGCCATCGAGGTCAGCCGGTTCGACGGTGACCGCGCCGAGTTGCGGCTCTCCGGCGACCTGGACTTCGACAGCGCACCTGAGCTGATCAATGCGGTCGCCGAGTTGCGCCGCGACGGCTATCAGCAACTCGTCATCGACCTGACCGGCGTGGGCCTCTGCGACTCCTCGGGGCTGAGCGCGTTCGTGGTGGCGCATCGCGGCGGCTCCGTCCCGATCCGGCTGACCGGAGTCAGCACCTCGCTACGTCAACTGTTGGACCGCACCGGGCTGACCGAGTTGCTGGACCTGCCGTCGGTTGCCGAGGACGGGAGCACCCAGGCGGTGGGCTGA
- a CDS encoding ferredoxin reductase, which translates to MRWQPARLVARRAETPTAQTLVLDVPGWSAHLPGQHVDLRLTAPDGYQAARSYSLAAPADGDRIEVTVQRVPDGEVSPFLTDTYREGDPVEVRGPIGGWFVWRPQQTDPVLLVAGGSGVVPLMAMIRARRAAGSRVPFRLIYSVRTPADVFYAAELRDRVRADAGLDVAYVYTREAPEGWRGEPHRLGLADVNNHGWPPELDPLVYVCGPTGFVETVSDLLVGLGHPARRVRTERFGPTG; encoded by the coding sequence ATGAGGTGGCAGCCGGCCCGCCTGGTGGCCCGCCGGGCCGAGACACCCACCGCGCAGACCCTGGTGCTCGACGTACCGGGCTGGTCGGCGCACCTGCCCGGTCAGCACGTCGACCTCCGGCTCACCGCGCCCGACGGCTACCAGGCCGCCCGGTCGTACTCGCTTGCCGCGCCGGCCGACGGCGACCGGATCGAGGTGACCGTGCAGCGGGTGCCCGACGGCGAGGTGTCGCCCTTCCTGACCGACACCTACCGGGAAGGCGACCCGGTCGAGGTGCGCGGCCCGATCGGCGGCTGGTTCGTCTGGCGACCGCAGCAGACCGACCCGGTGCTGCTGGTCGCGGGCGGCTCGGGCGTGGTGCCGCTGATGGCCATGATCCGCGCGCGGCGGGCGGCCGGCAGTCGGGTGCCGTTCCGCCTGATCTACTCGGTCCGCACCCCGGCCGACGTGTTCTACGCCGCGGAGTTGCGCGACCGGGTCCGCGCCGATGCCGGCCTCGACGTGGCGTACGTCTACACCCGCGAGGCGCCCGAGGGATGGCGGGGCGAGCCGCACCGGCTGGGTCTCGCCGACGTCAACAACCACGGCTGGCCGCCGGAACTCGACCCGCTGGTCTATGTCTGCGGCCCGACCGGCTTCGTGGAGACGGTGTCCGACCTGCTCGTCGGCCTGGGTCACCCGGCCCGGCGGGTGCGTACCGAACGTTTCGGCCCGACCGGTTGA
- a CDS encoding DUF6510 family protein gives MTELPYLDGNMLDGPLGELFAVDLSTATGRCAHCGTPSPVAGLRVYSPAPGLVARCPTCVEVVMRLVRGPDRAWLDLRGATFLQFPMPPTSAGTGA, from the coding sequence ATGACCGAGCTGCCGTACCTGGACGGCAACATGCTCGACGGCCCGCTGGGGGAGTTGTTCGCGGTCGACCTGAGCACCGCCACCGGCCGATGCGCCCACTGCGGCACGCCCAGCCCGGTGGCGGGGCTGCGGGTCTACTCGCCGGCACCCGGGCTGGTCGCCCGCTGTCCGACCTGCGTCGAGGTGGTGATGCGGCTGGTCCGCGGGCCGGATCGAGCCTGGCTGGACCTACGTGGCGCCACCTTCCTCCAGTTCCCGATGCCACCCACCAGCGCCGGGACCGGAGCATGA